The Pollutimonas sp. M17 sequence ATATGCTTCGTCGATGTGCCGGGCTCTTGCCGTGTGGGTGATGAAGCGCGGGTCGGCCTGCAAATCCGGCCGGCCTATCAGCTGGAAGAAGCGCGACCAATGCTTGTCGTTGTAGATCAGGACGCTGATGTAGCCATTGGCGGTGGCATAGGGCCGGCGATGATGGACGAGCAGGCGGGCGTAGCCGGTGGGCCCCGCCGGCGGCTCAAAGGTCTGGCCGCCCAGGTGGTCGCCCAGCACCAGTTGGGCCATGGCCTCGAACATGGGTATTTCGATAGCCTGGCCCTGGCCCGAAGCGCGCGCGCGCAGGACGCCCGCGAGCATGGCGATGGCCACGTGCATGCCGACGGCGCGGTCGGCGAGCGTCAGCGGCGCGTAGCGCGGGACATCTCCGGAGTTCAATTGATAGAGCGCGGGGATGCCGGTCATTCCCTGGATCAGGTCGTCGTAGGCGGGCTTGCCCGCATAGGGCCCGCGATTGCCGAAGCCATAAGCCCCCACGTAGACAATGCGGGGGTTGGCTTGGGCTACGGCGTCATAGTCCAGGCCAAGGCGGGCCATGGCCTGGGGGCGGGTGTTGTAGAGCAGGACGTCGGCGGTCCTGGCCAGCTCCAGACAGGCCTCCCGGCCGTCGGCCGTTTTCAGGTCTAGGGCGGCCGAACGCTTGTTGCGGTTCAAGTGCAGGTAGATGGCGCCCATGCCGGGATTGCGCATGGGCCCGACCGCGCGCATGTTGTCGCCCGAGGGTGATTCCACCTTGATGACGTCGGCGCCCAGATCGCCGAGAATCTGCGTGGCGTAGGGCCCCATCACCACCGAGCTCAGGTCGAGTATCCGGATGCCATCCAGGGGGCCGGTACATGCGCGCTTCTCCGTCATTGCTGGGCGATTCCCGCTGCCTTGATCCATTTTCCCCAAAGGGCGTATTGGTCTTTGACGAAGGCGGCGAATTCCTCGGGCGTGCCGCTGAAGGCATCGAAGCCCAATTGTGCGAGACGAGCCTTGGTTGCAGGGGTGCTGACGATCTTGTTGATGGCGGTATTCAATATTTTGACCACGTCGGGCGGCATGCCCGCGGGTCCGAAATAGCCGTTCCAGGAGTTGATGTCGAAGTCGGGCATGCCGGCTTCTTCCATGGACGGCAGGTCGGGCACCAGTTCGCTGCGCTTGGCCGTGGATACGGCCATGGCGTGCAGGCGGCCCGACTTCACGAAAGGCATGCCGGACGTGAAATCGGTGAACATGAAATCGACCTGCCCGCCGACCAGGTCGGTCAGGGCTTGCGGCGTGCCTTTGTAGGGCACGTGAAGCAGTTTCAGGCCGGCCTGTACGCCGAAGGTGGCGCCCGCGACGATGCCGGTGCTGTTGCCGGAAGCATAGGTGACCGTGTCGGGATTGCTCTTGGCGTATTTCATGAGCTCTTGCACGGTCTTATAGGGCCGGCTGGGATTGGTGACCAGCAGGAAGGGCAGGTTGCCGCCGCGCGCGATGGGCGTGAAGTCCTTGATCGGATCGTAGCTGACGTTTTTCATCAGCCACGGAGCGGCCGAGTGGGACGTGTTGGTGGTGACGAAAAGCGTGTAGCCGTCCGGCTTGGCCTTGGCGACATAGTTGGCCGCGATGGTGGCATTGGCCCCGGGCTTGTTTTCGACGATGACGGGCTGGCCCAGCAGTGTGCTCAGTTCCTCGGCGAAGATCCGCCCCACGGCGTCGGTGCCCGACCCGGCCGGGAACGGCACGATCAGGCTGATGGGTTTTTCGGGGTAGGCCGCCATGGCCGTTGTGCTGAAAGCGGCCAGGCCCAGCAGTGCGCCGGCAATCAGCTTTTTGTGCGGGGCTGTGCCGGCCAGGGTGGAAAAACGCCCCTGTCTGTTGATTGTCTTCATGCTTGTCTCCTTTGGTCCGGTATCGATCCGGCCATGTTGTATTGAAGGTTGGTCAGCGTATGACCCGTGATGGGTCTTCTTCGTAAGGCGGTGAATAGATGACCAGCAGCCGGGCGGGCTCATCGCTGGTGACGGTGAATACATGCCGCTTGTCGGGCGGGAAGTAGCAGCAGTCGCCGGCCTGCATTTCGCCGCGTTCGCCCTCCACCTCGACGACGGCCGAACCCGACAGCAGATAGCAGATCTGTTCGATGCCCGGATGGGCATGGGGGAGGGCGCCCTGGTTCTTTTCTATGGTGCCGAGCAGCACTTCCACGTGCCGGGCGCCCACCGTATCCCGGCTGATCAGCCGCCGGTTGACGGTGCCGCTATGGTTGGCTGGGGAATAGCCCGCGACATCCGATTCACTGATGATCCAAGAAGGTTTTTGCATTCGATAAATTTCCTGTGTGTGCAAATAATTTTACATACATAAATAAATGGCGCAAGGCGGGACTTGCCCTAATACCGGCCGAAGGCCGGGGCGGGAGCAGGACAGCAAGGAGGCAAGCGGCTTTATGCAAGCCGGGATGAAAAAAGCCGTTTCCTGCTTCAGGCAGGAAACGGCTTCTGGATTGCTCGGCGGCGGCTGGCTAGGCGGACAGCTGTCCCAGCAGCAGGAACTCCATCAATGCCTTTTGCACATGCAGGCGGTTTTCCGCTTCGTCCCAGACGACGCTTTGCGGGCCGTCGATGACGTCGCCGGTGACTTCCTCGCCGCGATGGGCGGGCAGGCAATGCATGAAGAGGGCGTCGGGGTCGGCGGCCGCCATCATTTCGGCATCGACGCGCCAATCGGCGAACGCCTTGCGCCGCTCTTCGTTTTCAGCTTCGTAGCCCATGCTGGTCCAGACGTCGGTGGTGACCAGATGCGCGCCCTGGCAGGCCTGCATGGGATCGGAGAACTCGCGCAAAATGCCGGCGGCCGGCTGGCCTATGCGCTCGGGATCCAGCTGATACCCGGCGGGCCCGGATACATGCAGGCGGAAATCGAGCATTTCAGCCGCCTGGAGCCACGTATAGGCCATGTTGTTGGCATCCCCTATCCAGGCCACCGTTTTGCCCGCTATGGGGCCCTGGTGCTCTATAAAGGTGAAGATATCGGCCAGGATCTGGCAGGGATGGTATTCGTTGGTCAGTCCATTGATGACGGGCACGCGCGAGTGCGCGGCGAAGCGTTCGAT is a genomic window containing:
- a CDS encoding CaiB/BaiF CoA transferase family protein, whose product is MTEKRACTGPLDGIRILDLSSVVMGPYATQILGDLGADVIKVESPSGDNMRAVGPMRNPGMGAIYLHLNRNKRSAALDLKTADGREACLELARTADVLLYNTRPQAMARLGLDYDAVAQANPRIVYVGAYGFGNRGPYAGKPAYDDLIQGMTGIPALYQLNSGDVPRYAPLTLADRAVGMHVAIAMLAGVLRARASGQGQAIEIPMFEAMAQLVLGDHLGGQTFEPPAGPTGYARLLVHHRRPYATANGYISVLIYNDKHWSRFFQLIGRPDLQADPRFITHTARARHIDEAYSLVAGILADNTSEYWLQALGKADIPAAPLYSVDDLIDDPHLRQVDMLQPLQHPSEGAMRTPAPVGSYSKTPLSIRRHAPRLGEHTQEILHEAGLRQELVDSVLKQTGIQTKQQDEETP
- a CDS encoding Bug family tripartite tricarboxylate transporter substrate binding protein produces the protein MAAYPEKPISLIVPFPAGSGTDAVGRIFAEELSTLLGQPVIVENKPGANATIAANYVAKAKPDGYTLFVTTNTSHSAAPWLMKNVSYDPIKDFTPIARGGNLPFLLVTNPSRPYKTVQELMKYAKSNPDTVTYASGNSTGIVAGATFGVQAGLKLLHVPYKGTPQALTDLVGGQVDFMFTDFTSGMPFVKSGRLHAMAVSTAKRSELVPDLPSMEEAGMPDFDINSWNGYFGPAGMPPDVVKILNTAINKIVSTPATKARLAQLGFDAFSGTPEEFAAFVKDQYALWGKWIKAAGIAQQ
- a CDS encoding cupin domain-containing protein, translated to MQKPSWIISESDVAGYSPANHSGTVNRRLISRDTVGARHVEVLLGTIEKNQGALPHAHPGIEQICYLLSGSAVVEVEGERGEMQAGDCCYFPPDKRHVFTVTSDEPARLLVIYSPPYEEDPSRVIR
- the argF gene encoding ornithine carbamoyltransferase — encoded protein: MSDATPQTGPLRHFLQFRDLSKTEIQYVLDRARLIKNKFKRYEPHHTLHDRNLAMVFEKASTRTRVSFEAGMYQLGGSVIHLTTGDSQLGRSEPIEDTARVISRMVDLVMIRTFEQTRIERFAAHSRVPVINGLTNEYHPCQILADIFTFIEHQGPIAGKTVAWIGDANNMAYTWLQAAEMLDFRLHVSGPAGYQLDPERIGQPAAGILREFSDPMQACQGAHLVTTDVWTSMGYEAENEERRKAFADWRVDAEMMAAADPDALFMHCLPAHRGEEVTGDVIDGPQSVVWDEAENRLHVQKALMEFLLLGQLSA